A genome region from Erigeron canadensis isolate Cc75 chromosome 3, C_canadensis_v1, whole genome shotgun sequence includes the following:
- the LOC122591111 gene encoding chromatin modification-related protein EAF1 B-like isoform X1, translating into MHGCTSEFVLVVNAELNSMGGVGISSTPSLQQLSDLEKTQAELRQTFTAAEKFRRELEFLQKGGDPLDLKPGKAASISFQSTSLTDRHPEQFVTSETKGSFAITASPHGDSVESSGRLGAPSVCEPNSADNLMLLKESGESAVLELPKKAYKRRIRSRPNRDPSRHATRDFKGLTHDADKQERNYLLNSNSNPISPNASVALKNSTSHRENELDVVPAAESTLGPAHGPYSAVLDANAFQENQRDPTIKSDGLEAPPTKALIDPESIGGIEQAPLTDSRHSPNGFGNTEEIKIIPDPKKVLDAESSCTLTIQHFDECNGNGLSTTGPMEQILIGNDSGAEKNELDIDPTRNVDGSARKTNVIKGPESAIGVDSDDCVDLKAERKQSISVEPDFISQDGNACNRRPNETPLQESTLSVRHSTDASEQYACTQDNLKLAVREHEDSVLEEARIIEAKRKRIAELSTRMLPLERRPKSQWDFVLEEMSWLANDFAQERLWKVTAAAQISQRVAYASRVRFQQQSFLQKHKEVSHTLAEAVLQFWHMIQAECKGSKPECFKKDIALGVQGYAARFLEYNSSQAQLPTNQAPAPPDSISDIGIIDCSWEDNLTEENLFYMVPPGAIEAYRKAIDSHLQQFERTGSSMQEEVETSGYDAVADNAFEEDEGETSTYYLPGGFEGIKSTKTNEKRRQKFTLYGPRSYEMGGDLPYMPPVERTVGIQPSVLSGKRYGSNLNVGIPTKRVRTASRQRIISPFNVGTSGHIQVPNRTDASSGDNNSFQDEQSILHGGSQMPNNMEVESVGDYEKQLHFDSMEVSNRPKKKKKAKHLGSTFDHRWQLDSNFQNDQKDHSRRLDTHQFDSNGSSVASQMSNMSNPNKFMKLLVRDRGRKVKAPKTPVGQPGSGSPWSLFEDQALVVLVHDMGPNWELISDAINSTLQFKCIFRKSKECKERHKILMDRNNGDGADSAEDSGSSQPYPSTLPGIPEGTARQLFQRLQGPMEEDTLKSHFEKIITIGQKQHYRTQNDNQDPKQLQQPHSSHAFALSQVCPNNLNSGHVLTPLQLEAVSSSPDGLPVGYQGPHSGGLPAPNQGAVPTMLPGSTSSAPGSSNSVHANNLPPASAPHNPSSREGRYGIPRTGSLSVDDQQRLQQYNQMINARNAQQSSLPPGSHSVNDRGVRILPAGNGAGVMGGVNRNIKMARPGYQGTASTSILNSGMATSSSASMHAGPGPGQGNSMLRPRDPMHMVRPNQNTDQQVSQSGATQAVPPFSSGTGSSFPNPISQHSYAHPVSPQRSPHVLSSNSHHSHHFQGPPNHATNTQHPSYVMRIAKERHLQQQRLLQQQTHFSTPSSMMSHVQQTQESQLPVSSPQNSARSLSPPVSISPMGTPIMTPKHPVPPPHGLVRNPQTSGNQVLKQQRPRLSQQFQHAQPRQKAMPQQQAKLMKAVRGNMIMNQNLSTDSSIMNGFTGSPSSVNKGLQSGHGNLNAGSSQAADKQSVPHSLSQPHQQKTFSGQIQKPIQLSDNGDNKNNDPSMIASSTNQQQPQGNQKLANRKQTTIPQKVLLNRKFNTSDQSTEKQDESLMVLNTSQLIPAVQIPLAPSNDTDSTRTAVVFSSIAPANAETQLGKSSVLVSSPQTNSVGTESEHSGLAMNQDTVHRQSTSDSLPNPVEHDGVVQQQQPPS; encoded by the exons ATGCATGGATGTACTTCAGAATTTGTGCTTGTAGTCAATGCCGAGCTTAATTCCATGGGAGGAGTTGGAATTTCTTCAACACCATCTTTGCAGCAATTATCAGACCTTGAGAAAACTCAAGCAGAGCTTAG GCAAACGTTCACCGCTGCTGAGAAGTTTAGAAGAGAATTAGAGTTTCTACAGAAA GGTGGAGATCCGTTAGACTTAAAACCTGGAAAGGCAGCGTCTATTAGTTTCCAGTCTACATCACTGACAGATCGACATCCTGAGCAATTTGTGACAAG TGAAACAAAAGGTAGTTTTGCAATTACTGCTTCACCTCATGGAGATTCTGTTGAGAGTAGTGGTAGATTAGGGGCCCCTTCAGTTTGTGAACCCAACAGTGCTGATAATCTCATGCTATTAAAAGAATCAGGCGAGTCTGCTGTATTAGAACTGCCTAAAAAAGCATATAAGCGTAGGATTAGATCCCGGCCAAATCGTGATCCTTCTCGACATGCTACCAGAGATTTTAAGGGATTAACACATGATGCAGACAAACAGGAGCGGAACTATTTATTAAATTCCAACTCCAACCCCATAAGTCCTAATGCTAGTGTGGCTCTCAAGAATTCTACCAGTCATAGAGAGAATGAATTAGATGTTGTCCCAGCTGCAGAATCAACCCTTGGTCCTGCACATGGTCCATATTCTGCTGTTTTAGATGCTAATGCTTTTCAAGAGAATCAACGTGATCCGACAATAAAGTCTGATGGTTTAGAAGCTCCACCCACGAAGGCTTTGATTGATCCTGAATCTATAGGGGGTATAGAGCAGGCACCTTTGACAGATTCTAGACATTCACCTAATGGCTTTGGGAATACAGAAGAGATAAAAATCATACCTGACCCCAAAAAGGTCTTGGATGCTGAGTCATCGTGCACTCTAACCATTCAACATTTTGATGAATGTAATGGAAATGGTCTTAGTACTACTGGGCCAATGGAGCAAATTTTGATAGGTAACGATTCAGGTGCAGAAAAGAATGAATTAGATATTGATCCAACTCGAAATGTGGATGGCTCTGCCAGAAAAACAAATGTTATAAAAGGGCCGGAATCTGCCATAGGAGTTGACTCAGATGATTGCGTCGATTTAAAAGCAGAAAGAAAACAAAGCATTTCCGTGGAACCCGATTTCATTTCTCAAGATGGAAATGCTTGCAATAGGAGACCTAATGAGACCCCCTTGCAGGAGTCTACATTGTCCGTTCGGCATTCCACTGATGCTTCAGAGCAATATGCATGCACTCAGGACAACTTGAAATTGGCAGTCAGAGAGCATGAGGACTCAGTTTTAGAAGAGGCTCGTATTATTGAG GCAAAACGTAAGAGGATAGCCGAATTATCAACTAGAATGTTGCCATTAGAGAGACGGCCTAAGTCACAATGGGATTTTGTCCTTGAAGAAATGTCATGGTTGGCTAATGATTTTGCGCAG GAGCGCCTTTGGAAGGTTACTGCAGCTGCTCAAATTTCCCAGAGAGTTGCTTATGCTTCGCGGGTAAGATTCCAGCAACAAAGTTTTCTGCAGAAGCATAAGGAAGTGTCTCATACCTTGGCAGAAGCTGTCTTGCAGTTCTGGCACATGATACAG GCTGAATGCAAGGGATCAAAGCCAGAATGCTTTAAGAAAGATATTGCACTTGGGGTTCAGGGATACGCGGCAAGGTTCCTGGAGTATAATAGCTCTCAAGCTCAGTTGCCTACAAATCAAGCACCTGCACCTCCTGATAGCATATCTGATATAGGCATTATAGACTGTTCATGGGAGGATAACTTGACAGAA GAGAACCTCTTTTATATGGTACCACCTGGTGCAATCGAGGCCTACAGAAAAGCTATTGATTCCCATTTGCAACAGTTTGAG AGAACTGGCAGTAGCATGCAAGAGGAAGTGGAAACGTCTGGGTATGATGCTGTTGCAG ATAATGCATTTGAAGAGGACGAGGGAGAAACAAGCACATATTATCTGCCAGGTGGTTTTGAAGGCATCAAGTCTACAAAAACCAATGAAAAAAGAAGACAAAAGTTTACATTATATGGCCCAAGGTCATATGAGATGGGAGGTGATCTGCCATATATGCCACCTGTTGAAAGGACCGTTGGAATTCAACCTTCTGTGTTAAGTGGAAAACGATATGGCAGCAATCTAAATGTTGGAATTCCAACAAAGCGTGTACGTACTGCATCCAGACAGAGGATCATAAGTCCATTCAATGTTGGAACTTCTGGACACATACAGGTGCCAAATAGAACAGATGCTTCAAGTGGCGATAACAATTCCTTTCAGGATGAGCAAAGCATTCTACATGGAGGGTCCCAAATGCCAAACAATATGGAAGTTGAATCAGTGGGAGACTATGAGAAGCAGTTACATTTTGACTCCATGGAAGTTTCAAATagaccaaaaaagaaaaagaaggcaAAACATCTG GGATCCACATTTGACCACCGATGGCAACTTGATTCTAATTTCCAGAATGACCAG AAGGACCACTCAAGGAGACTGGATACACATCAATTTGACTCTAATGGCAGCAGTG TGGCATCTCAAATGAGTAATATGTCCAATCCAAATAAGTTCATGAAATTACTTGTGCGTGATCGCGGCAGGAAAGTCAAAGCACCCAAG ACCCCTGTTGGGCAGCCAGGTTCAGGAAGTCCATGGTCATTGTTTGAAGATCAG GCCCTTGTTGTACTGGTGCATGATATGGGTCCCAACTGGGAGCTTATAAGTGATGCTATCAACAGCACTTTGCAGTTCAAG TGCATCTTCCGCAAGTCTAAAGAATGCAAAGAGCGCCATAAAATTTTAATGGATCGGAACAATGGTGATGGTGCTGATAGTGCTGAGGATTCAGGGTCATCTCAACCTTATCCATCTACTTTACCTGGCATTCCAGAg GGCACTGCCAGACAATTATTTCAACGGTTGCAGGGACCCATGGAAGAGGATACTCTCAAATCTCATTTTGAGAAAATTATCACGATTGGACAAAAACAACATTACAGGACACAG AATGATAATCAGGATCCAAAACAGTTGCAGCAGCCCCATAGTTCTCATGCATTTGCTCTTTCTCAAGTTTGCCCAAATAACTTGAATAGTGGGCATGTACTTAC GCCTCTTCAACTAGAAGCAGTCTCATCAAGCCCAGATGGTCTTCCAGTTGGCTACCAAGGTCCTCATAGTGGTGGGCTACCAGCTCCGAACCAAGGTGCTGTACCAACAATGCTTCCTGGGTCGACCTCCTCAGCACCTGGTTCTTCCAATTCGGTTCATGCCAATAACCTTCCTCCAGCATCTGCTCCACACAATCCTTCTTCTAG AGAAGGGAGATATGGGATCCCAAGAACAGGGTCATTATCAGTAGATGACCAGCAAAGATTGCAACAGTATAATCAAATGATAAATGCAAGGAATGCTCAACAATCAAGTTTGCCTCCCGGGTCCCATTCAGTAAATGATCGGGGTGTGCGGATTTTACCTGCTGGAAACGGTGCGGGTGTAATGGGTGGGGTAAATAGAAACATTAAGATGGCAAGACCAGGCTATCAAGGGACTGCATCGACATCTATATTGAATTCTGGTATGGCAACATCAAGCTCTGCCAGTATGCATGCTGGTCCTGGTCCTGGTCAAGGAAACTCAATGTTGAGGCCACGTGATCCCATGCATATGGTTCGG CCCAACCAGAACACCGACCAGCAAGTATCACAAAGTGGGGCGACTCAAGCAGTTCCTCCATTTTCCAGTGGAACAGGCTCATCGTTTCCTAATCCAATTTCTCAACACTCATATGCACATCCAGTTTCTCCCCAAAGGTCACCACATGTGCTTAGCAGTAATTCCCATCATTCACATCATTTCCAAGGACCGCCAAATCATGCAACCAACACACAACATCCTTCTTATGTAATGCGAATAGCAAAAGAGAGACACCTTCAACAACAGCGATTACTACAACAACAGACGCATTTTTCTACACCCAGTTCCATGATGTCACATGTACAACAAACACAAGAGTCTCAACTTCCTGTTTCATCTCCACAAAATAGTGCACGATCTTTGTCCCCACCAGTGTCCATTTCACCTATGGGCACACCAATTATGACTCCAAAACATCCTGTACCACCACCTCATGGGCTTGTGAGGAACCCGCAAACAAGTGGCAACCAAGTCTTGAAGCAGCAGAGACCACGTCTATCACAGCAGTTTCAACATGCTCAGCCACGGCAAAAGGCGATGCCTCAGCAGCAGGCAAAGCTTATGAAAGCTGTTAGGGGAAATATGATAATGAATCAGAACCTTTCTACTGATTCCTCCATTATGAATGGCTTTACAGGGAGCCCATCTTCTGTGAATAAAGGCCTGCAAAGTGGTCATGGAAACTTAAATGCTGGTTCCTCTCAGGCTGCTGACAAGCAATCTGTCCCTCATTCTTTAAGTCAACCACACCAGCAGAAGACATTTTCTGGTCAAATACAGAAGCCTATTCAATTGTCTGATAATGGCGACAATAAGAATAATGATCCGTCAATGATTGCCTCAAGTACAAACCAGCAACAGCCTCAGGGGAACCAGAAGCTGGCAAATCGAAAACAAACGACCATTCCTCAAAAAGTGCTGCTTAATCGTAAGTTCAACACATCTGACCAGTCTACAGAAAAACAAGATGAGTCACTTATGGTTCTCAACACCTCTCAGCTAATTCCAGCTGTCCAAATACCTCTTGCACCTTCTAATGACACAGATAGTACCAGAACAGCTGTTGTTTTTTCATCTATAGCTCCAGCTAATGCAGAAACACAGTTGGGTAAGAGTTCTGTACTGGTGTCTTCCCCGCAAACAAACAGTGTAGGTACAGAGAGTGAACATTCTGGATTAGCTATGAACCAAGATACGGTTCATAGGCAGTCTACATCAGACAGCTTGCCTAATCCCGTCGAGCATGATGGGGTTGTACAGCAACAGCAGCCTCCTTCATAA
- the LOC122591111 gene encoding chromatin modification-related protein EAF1 B-like isoform X2, with product MHGCTSEFVLVVNAELNSMGGVGISSTPSLQQLSDLEKTQAELRQTFTAAEKFRRELEFLQKGGDPLDLKPGKAASISFQSTSLTDRHPEQFVTSETKGSFAITASPHGDSVESSGRLGAPSVCEPNSADNLMLLKESGESAVLELPKKAYKRRIRSRPNRDPSRHATRDFKGLTHDADKQERNYLLNSNSNPISPNASVALKNSTSHRENELDVVPAAESTLGPAHGPYSAVLDANAFQENQRDPTIKSDGLEAPPTKALIDPESIGGIEQAPLTDSRHSPNGFGNTEEIKIIPDPKKVLDAESSCTLTIQHFDECNGNGLSTTGPMEQILIGNDSGAEKNELDIDPTRNVDGSARKTNVIKGPESAIGVDSDDCVDLKAERKQSISVEPDFISQDGNACNRRPNETPLQESTLSVRHSTDASEQYACTQDNLKLAVREHEDSVLEEARIIEAKRKRIAELSTRMLPLERRPKSQWDFVLEEMSWLANDFAQERLWKVTAAAQISQRVAYASRVRFQQQSFLQKHKEVSHTLAEAVLQFWHMIQAECKGSKPECFKKDIALGVQGYAARFLEYNSSQAQLPTNQAPAPPDSISDIGIIDCSWEDNLTEENLFYMVPPGAIEAYRKAIDSHLQQFERTGSSMQEEVETSGYDAVADNAFEEDEGETSTYYLPGGFEGIKSTKTNEKRRQKFTLYGPRSYEMGGDLPYMPPVERTVGIQPSVLSGKRYGSNLNVGIPTKRVRTASRQRIISPFNVGTSGHIQVPNRTDASSGDNNSFQDEQSILHGGSQMPNNMEVESVGDYEKQLHFDSMEVSNRPKKKKKGSTFDHRWQLDSNFQNDQKDHSRRLDTHQFDSNGSSVASQMSNMSNPNKFMKLLVRDRGRKVKAPKTPVGQPGSGSPWSLFEDQALVVLVHDMGPNWELISDAINSTLQFKCIFRKSKECKERHKILMDRNNGDGADSAEDSGSSQPYPSTLPGIPEGTARQLFQRLQGPMEEDTLKSHFEKIITIGQKQHYRTQNDNQDPKQLQQPHSSHAFALSQVCPNNLNSGHVLTPLQLEAVSSSPDGLPVGYQGPHSGGLPAPNQGAVPTMLPGSTSSAPGSSNSVHANNLPPASAPHNPSSREGRYGIPRTGSLSVDDQQRLQQYNQMINARNAQQSSLPPGSHSVNDRGVRILPAGNGAGVMGGVNRNIKMARPGYQGTASTSILNSGMATSSSASMHAGPGPGQGNSMLRPRDPMHMVRPNQNTDQQVSQSGATQAVPPFSSGTGSSFPNPISQHSYAHPVSPQRSPHVLSSNSHHSHHFQGPPNHATNTQHPSYVMRIAKERHLQQQRLLQQQTHFSTPSSMMSHVQQTQESQLPVSSPQNSARSLSPPVSISPMGTPIMTPKHPVPPPHGLVRNPQTSGNQVLKQQRPRLSQQFQHAQPRQKAMPQQQAKLMKAVRGNMIMNQNLSTDSSIMNGFTGSPSSVNKGLQSGHGNLNAGSSQAADKQSVPHSLSQPHQQKTFSGQIQKPIQLSDNGDNKNNDPSMIASSTNQQQPQGNQKLANRKQTTIPQKVLLNRKFNTSDQSTEKQDESLMVLNTSQLIPAVQIPLAPSNDTDSTRTAVVFSSIAPANAETQLGKSSVLVSSPQTNSVGTESEHSGLAMNQDTVHRQSTSDSLPNPVEHDGVVQQQQPPS from the exons ATGCATGGATGTACTTCAGAATTTGTGCTTGTAGTCAATGCCGAGCTTAATTCCATGGGAGGAGTTGGAATTTCTTCAACACCATCTTTGCAGCAATTATCAGACCTTGAGAAAACTCAAGCAGAGCTTAG GCAAACGTTCACCGCTGCTGAGAAGTTTAGAAGAGAATTAGAGTTTCTACAGAAA GGTGGAGATCCGTTAGACTTAAAACCTGGAAAGGCAGCGTCTATTAGTTTCCAGTCTACATCACTGACAGATCGACATCCTGAGCAATTTGTGACAAG TGAAACAAAAGGTAGTTTTGCAATTACTGCTTCACCTCATGGAGATTCTGTTGAGAGTAGTGGTAGATTAGGGGCCCCTTCAGTTTGTGAACCCAACAGTGCTGATAATCTCATGCTATTAAAAGAATCAGGCGAGTCTGCTGTATTAGAACTGCCTAAAAAAGCATATAAGCGTAGGATTAGATCCCGGCCAAATCGTGATCCTTCTCGACATGCTACCAGAGATTTTAAGGGATTAACACATGATGCAGACAAACAGGAGCGGAACTATTTATTAAATTCCAACTCCAACCCCATAAGTCCTAATGCTAGTGTGGCTCTCAAGAATTCTACCAGTCATAGAGAGAATGAATTAGATGTTGTCCCAGCTGCAGAATCAACCCTTGGTCCTGCACATGGTCCATATTCTGCTGTTTTAGATGCTAATGCTTTTCAAGAGAATCAACGTGATCCGACAATAAAGTCTGATGGTTTAGAAGCTCCACCCACGAAGGCTTTGATTGATCCTGAATCTATAGGGGGTATAGAGCAGGCACCTTTGACAGATTCTAGACATTCACCTAATGGCTTTGGGAATACAGAAGAGATAAAAATCATACCTGACCCCAAAAAGGTCTTGGATGCTGAGTCATCGTGCACTCTAACCATTCAACATTTTGATGAATGTAATGGAAATGGTCTTAGTACTACTGGGCCAATGGAGCAAATTTTGATAGGTAACGATTCAGGTGCAGAAAAGAATGAATTAGATATTGATCCAACTCGAAATGTGGATGGCTCTGCCAGAAAAACAAATGTTATAAAAGGGCCGGAATCTGCCATAGGAGTTGACTCAGATGATTGCGTCGATTTAAAAGCAGAAAGAAAACAAAGCATTTCCGTGGAACCCGATTTCATTTCTCAAGATGGAAATGCTTGCAATAGGAGACCTAATGAGACCCCCTTGCAGGAGTCTACATTGTCCGTTCGGCATTCCACTGATGCTTCAGAGCAATATGCATGCACTCAGGACAACTTGAAATTGGCAGTCAGAGAGCATGAGGACTCAGTTTTAGAAGAGGCTCGTATTATTGAG GCAAAACGTAAGAGGATAGCCGAATTATCAACTAGAATGTTGCCATTAGAGAGACGGCCTAAGTCACAATGGGATTTTGTCCTTGAAGAAATGTCATGGTTGGCTAATGATTTTGCGCAG GAGCGCCTTTGGAAGGTTACTGCAGCTGCTCAAATTTCCCAGAGAGTTGCTTATGCTTCGCGGGTAAGATTCCAGCAACAAAGTTTTCTGCAGAAGCATAAGGAAGTGTCTCATACCTTGGCAGAAGCTGTCTTGCAGTTCTGGCACATGATACAG GCTGAATGCAAGGGATCAAAGCCAGAATGCTTTAAGAAAGATATTGCACTTGGGGTTCAGGGATACGCGGCAAGGTTCCTGGAGTATAATAGCTCTCAAGCTCAGTTGCCTACAAATCAAGCACCTGCACCTCCTGATAGCATATCTGATATAGGCATTATAGACTGTTCATGGGAGGATAACTTGACAGAA GAGAACCTCTTTTATATGGTACCACCTGGTGCAATCGAGGCCTACAGAAAAGCTATTGATTCCCATTTGCAACAGTTTGAG AGAACTGGCAGTAGCATGCAAGAGGAAGTGGAAACGTCTGGGTATGATGCTGTTGCAG ATAATGCATTTGAAGAGGACGAGGGAGAAACAAGCACATATTATCTGCCAGGTGGTTTTGAAGGCATCAAGTCTACAAAAACCAATGAAAAAAGAAGACAAAAGTTTACATTATATGGCCCAAGGTCATATGAGATGGGAGGTGATCTGCCATATATGCCACCTGTTGAAAGGACCGTTGGAATTCAACCTTCTGTGTTAAGTGGAAAACGATATGGCAGCAATCTAAATGTTGGAATTCCAACAAAGCGTGTACGTACTGCATCCAGACAGAGGATCATAAGTCCATTCAATGTTGGAACTTCTGGACACATACAGGTGCCAAATAGAACAGATGCTTCAAGTGGCGATAACAATTCCTTTCAGGATGAGCAAAGCATTCTACATGGAGGGTCCCAAATGCCAAACAATATGGAAGTTGAATCAGTGGGAGACTATGAGAAGCAGTTACATTTTGACTCCATGGAAGTTTCAAATagaccaaaaaagaaaaagaag GGATCCACATTTGACCACCGATGGCAACTTGATTCTAATTTCCAGAATGACCAG AAGGACCACTCAAGGAGACTGGATACACATCAATTTGACTCTAATGGCAGCAGTG TGGCATCTCAAATGAGTAATATGTCCAATCCAAATAAGTTCATGAAATTACTTGTGCGTGATCGCGGCAGGAAAGTCAAAGCACCCAAG ACCCCTGTTGGGCAGCCAGGTTCAGGAAGTCCATGGTCATTGTTTGAAGATCAG GCCCTTGTTGTACTGGTGCATGATATGGGTCCCAACTGGGAGCTTATAAGTGATGCTATCAACAGCACTTTGCAGTTCAAG TGCATCTTCCGCAAGTCTAAAGAATGCAAAGAGCGCCATAAAATTTTAATGGATCGGAACAATGGTGATGGTGCTGATAGTGCTGAGGATTCAGGGTCATCTCAACCTTATCCATCTACTTTACCTGGCATTCCAGAg GGCACTGCCAGACAATTATTTCAACGGTTGCAGGGACCCATGGAAGAGGATACTCTCAAATCTCATTTTGAGAAAATTATCACGATTGGACAAAAACAACATTACAGGACACAG AATGATAATCAGGATCCAAAACAGTTGCAGCAGCCCCATAGTTCTCATGCATTTGCTCTTTCTCAAGTTTGCCCAAATAACTTGAATAGTGGGCATGTACTTAC GCCTCTTCAACTAGAAGCAGTCTCATCAAGCCCAGATGGTCTTCCAGTTGGCTACCAAGGTCCTCATAGTGGTGGGCTACCAGCTCCGAACCAAGGTGCTGTACCAACAATGCTTCCTGGGTCGACCTCCTCAGCACCTGGTTCTTCCAATTCGGTTCATGCCAATAACCTTCCTCCAGCATCTGCTCCACACAATCCTTCTTCTAG AGAAGGGAGATATGGGATCCCAAGAACAGGGTCATTATCAGTAGATGACCAGCAAAGATTGCAACAGTATAATCAAATGATAAATGCAAGGAATGCTCAACAATCAAGTTTGCCTCCCGGGTCCCATTCAGTAAATGATCGGGGTGTGCGGATTTTACCTGCTGGAAACGGTGCGGGTGTAATGGGTGGGGTAAATAGAAACATTAAGATGGCAAGACCAGGCTATCAAGGGACTGCATCGACATCTATATTGAATTCTGGTATGGCAACATCAAGCTCTGCCAGTATGCATGCTGGTCCTGGTCCTGGTCAAGGAAACTCAATGTTGAGGCCACGTGATCCCATGCATATGGTTCGG CCCAACCAGAACACCGACCAGCAAGTATCACAAAGTGGGGCGACTCAAGCAGTTCCTCCATTTTCCAGTGGAACAGGCTCATCGTTTCCTAATCCAATTTCTCAACACTCATATGCACATCCAGTTTCTCCCCAAAGGTCACCACATGTGCTTAGCAGTAATTCCCATCATTCACATCATTTCCAAGGACCGCCAAATCATGCAACCAACACACAACATCCTTCTTATGTAATGCGAATAGCAAAAGAGAGACACCTTCAACAACAGCGATTACTACAACAACAGACGCATTTTTCTACACCCAGTTCCATGATGTCACATGTACAACAAACACAAGAGTCTCAACTTCCTGTTTCATCTCCACAAAATAGTGCACGATCTTTGTCCCCACCAGTGTCCATTTCACCTATGGGCACACCAATTATGACTCCAAAACATCCTGTACCACCACCTCATGGGCTTGTGAGGAACCCGCAAACAAGTGGCAACCAAGTCTTGAAGCAGCAGAGACCACGTCTATCACAGCAGTTTCAACATGCTCAGCCACGGCAAAAGGCGATGCCTCAGCAGCAGGCAAAGCTTATGAAAGCTGTTAGGGGAAATATGATAATGAATCAGAACCTTTCTACTGATTCCTCCATTATGAATGGCTTTACAGGGAGCCCATCTTCTGTGAATAAAGGCCTGCAAAGTGGTCATGGAAACTTAAATGCTGGTTCCTCTCAGGCTGCTGACAAGCAATCTGTCCCTCATTCTTTAAGTCAACCACACCAGCAGAAGACATTTTCTGGTCAAATACAGAAGCCTATTCAATTGTCTGATAATGGCGACAATAAGAATAATGATCCGTCAATGATTGCCTCAAGTACAAACCAGCAACAGCCTCAGGGGAACCAGAAGCTGGCAAATCGAAAACAAACGACCATTCCTCAAAAAGTGCTGCTTAATCGTAAGTTCAACACATCTGACCAGTCTACAGAAAAACAAGATGAGTCACTTATGGTTCTCAACACCTCTCAGCTAATTCCAGCTGTCCAAATACCTCTTGCACCTTCTAATGACACAGATAGTACCAGAACAGCTGTTGTTTTTTCATCTATAGCTCCAGCTAATGCAGAAACACAGTTGGGTAAGAGTTCTGTACTGGTGTCTTCCCCGCAAACAAACAGTGTAGGTACAGAGAGTGAACATTCTGGATTAGCTATGAACCAAGATACGGTTCATAGGCAGTCTACATCAGACAGCTTGCCTAATCCCGTCGAGCATGATGGGGTTGTACAGCAACAGCAGCCTCCTTCATAA